One window from the genome of Vicinamibacterales bacterium encodes:
- a CDS encoding molybdopterin-dependent oxidoreductase — MARPAQPDAERWGHSTVRTACPLDCPDSCTLDVTVENGRIQKIDGGDANPVTNNFICAKVRRFGDRVYGEDRVLHPAVRTGRKGGGTFERVSWTEALDLVARRMLEIKERRGAEAILPYYYGGSNGLLTQNTNDLELWRRFGTSRLATTICAAPTGAANQALYGKMPGVSYEDYVHARLIVLWGVNPSASGIHLIPYLNQAQEAGATLVVVDPRRTSLAKKADLHLAPRPGTDLPLALALHRVLFEEGHADPAFLAEHTTGSDRLRTAAAPWTIERAAAEAQIEATDLRRLADLYVRSAPALIRCGWGVERNRNGGNAAAAILALPSVANKFGVRGGGFSMSSSAAFGLKSAQWLDAPEPATRLVNMNHLGRALTSYDAPPVEMLFVYNGNPLTTAPDQNRVLQGLEREDLFTVVFEQVLTDTCRFADVLLPATTFLEQYDIAKSYGPITLQLVRPVIEPCGEARTNAQVFSELAERLGVGTAEDEIDTLLRVTTRMDGPGRELMEHGSATPPHGGTPVQFVDVFPLTPDGKVDLDPDTVAHDAPAGLYGYQADPGSDDFPLALISPASEKTISSTLGELRKRAAMLHIHPADAAARGIAQSDPVRVFNALGEMQCPANLNADVRPGTVAYAKGVWRRNSYNGSTSNALVPDTLTDLGGGACFNDARVQVALLGRH, encoded by the coding sequence ATGGCTCGCCCAGCTCAGCCCGACGCCGAACGGTGGGGGCATTCGACCGTCCGCACCGCCTGTCCGCTCGATTGCCCCGATTCCTGCACCCTCGACGTCACCGTCGAAAACGGACGCATCCAAAAGATTGACGGCGGCGATGCCAACCCGGTCACGAACAATTTCATCTGCGCGAAGGTACGGCGCTTCGGCGATCGGGTCTATGGCGAGGACCGCGTGCTCCACCCCGCCGTGCGCACGGGCCGCAAGGGCGGCGGCACGTTCGAACGGGTGAGCTGGACGGAAGCGCTCGACCTCGTCGCGCGGCGGATGCTGGAGATCAAGGAGCGACGCGGGGCGGAAGCGATCCTGCCCTACTACTACGGCGGCTCGAACGGGCTGCTGACGCAGAATACGAACGACCTCGAGCTCTGGCGGCGTTTCGGGACGTCGCGCCTCGCCACGACGATTTGCGCGGCCCCGACCGGCGCCGCCAACCAGGCGCTCTACGGGAAGATGCCTGGCGTCAGTTACGAGGATTATGTCCACGCCCGGCTCATCGTGCTCTGGGGAGTGAATCCCTCGGCGTCGGGTATCCACCTGATTCCCTATCTGAACCAGGCGCAGGAGGCAGGCGCCACGCTGGTGGTCGTCGACCCGCGACGCACCTCCCTCGCGAAGAAGGCGGACCTGCACCTGGCACCCCGCCCCGGAACCGACCTGCCTCTGGCGCTGGCGCTCCACCGCGTGCTCTTCGAGGAGGGGCATGCCGATCCGGCGTTCCTGGCCGAGCACACGACCGGAAGCGACCGGCTGCGCACGGCCGCCGCGCCGTGGACGATCGAGCGGGCCGCGGCGGAAGCGCAGATCGAGGCCACCGATCTACGCCGGCTGGCCGATCTCTACGTGCGCTCGGCTCCGGCGCTGATCCGCTGCGGATGGGGCGTCGAGCGCAACCGCAACGGCGGCAACGCAGCGGCGGCGATCCTCGCGTTGCCCTCGGTCGCCAACAAGTTCGGCGTCCGCGGCGGCGGCTTCTCGATGTCGAGCTCGGCAGCCTTCGGGCTGAAATCGGCGCAGTGGCTCGACGCGCCCGAGCCGGCGACGCGGCTCGTCAACATGAATCACCTCGGGCGGGCGCTGACGTCGTACGACGCCCCGCCCGTCGAGATGCTGTTCGTTTACAACGGCAACCCGTTGACGACGGCCCCCGATCAGAACCGCGTGCTGCAGGGGCTCGAACGCGAGGACCTCTTCACGGTGGTCTTCGAGCAGGTATTGACCGACACCTGCCGCTTCGCCGATGTCCTGCTGCCGGCCACGACCTTCCTCGAGCAGTACGACATCGCCAAGTCGTACGGGCCGATCACGCTGCAGCTGGTCCGCCCGGTGATCGAGCCGTGCGGCGAGGCGCGCACCAACGCGCAGGTGTTTTCGGAGCTGGCCGAGCGGCTCGGCGTCGGCACCGCCGAGGACGAAATCGATACGCTGCTGCGGGTCACCACGCGCATGGACGGCCCCGGCCGGGAGCTGATGGAGCACGGCAGCGCTACACCGCCGCACGGCGGCACGCCGGTGCAGTTCGTCGACGTGTTCCCGCTGACGCCTGACGGCAAGGTCGACCTCGATCCCGACACGGTTGCGCACGACGCACCGGCGGGGCTCTACGGCTACCAGGCGGATCCCGGCAGCGACGACTTCCCGCTGGCGCTGATTTCACCCGCGTCGGAGAAGACGATCTCGTCGACACTCGGCGAGCTGCGCAAGCGCGCCGCCATGCTCCACATCCATCCCGCCGACGCCGCGGCGCGCGGCATCGCCCAGAGCGATCCAGTACGAGTGTTCAACGCGCTCGGCGAGATGCAGTGCCCGGCGAATCTCAACGCGGACGTCCGTCCCGGTACGGTCGCCTACGCCAAGGGCGTCTGGCGCCGGAACAGCTACAACGGGTCGACCTCGAACGCGCTGGTGCCCGACACGCTCACCGATCTGGGCGGCGGCGCCTGCTTCAACGACGCCAGGGTCCAGGTCGCCCTGCTCGGCAGGCACTAG
- a CDS encoding translocation/assembly module TamB domain-containing protein yields MTSGQRPASRSRAYLRRTLQIAAFVGTLVVGVIALALIASQTPWFRDWLRRFVVREAGSYVNGTVSIGSLGGNVFYGIELGDVAIDVNGEHVVTLEHVEIKYSLAELVSTGMTVRRIVVQRPYALLRHDAAGWNVASLVKRQQQEADRQGPGRPLSLPDIEIVDGRLAIDDRAPSPLYRLPSRIDGLNAKGGFAYEPVHYSVTLDRVGFNGHAPDLTVTALSGRVGTRDDDLHVETLFLQTAQSSATIDGVVRNYLATPSLQVSLSAPRVSVPELAGVLPPVKGYDLHGKLDLKATGPDNDLQLAVNVASEAGAIHGTLRGDAQAPDFALRGDVSAEHLDLAPLLQDPSRTSDITGAAKLDVRLASNPASAPLIDRVRGTVTFDGPRVVAEGYTTTGVHLSAQAQGRRVNLDARANAYGGRASVKGAVTVPSATGEPLAFDVTGQASHVDLAGLPRATGAPRVRTDLNVEAFHAQGSAGKSTNVEGSATWGRSTVADGTIVGGTQTEVSVAFGPGKAGLQSATYAARGEVRDVNLRRVGQAFQIAALDSPEYDSRINTTFDLKGSGIALDRMRLDGTATAVDSHIYGGTVPRLVVEAHLANGAVNGRATGELRGFDPARIAKDPQYKGEVNGAVDAAFGIANIHAPMTADAITADGRLTIAPSEVAGFRIDSADIEGQYANRRGVLRRATVKASDLDVTASGPIVLDESGQTNVKYHVAASDLAALGKLAGQPDLSGSAILDGAITGNGSSLRIAGALDGSNVGYQDDKALDLNSHYTVTVPDLQFTRAAVQAQTTGSFIQAAGLQINTLTLATTYANQTLDFQTHLAAGPDGGPTNQPRELDASGSVVFHPDHQEIHLPSLALRTQGVEWKTAPGSQTAIEYGANRVTVNDLHLVNGDQSLAASGSFALGSNPQIGGLTVEAKNVDLAQLEKLAMQDRGFTGRLNANATLSGNAKAPDVKGHVDVQNGGFQQFTYQSLAADGSFVNDRIAIDARLVQAPGVELTAAGTAPMSALTAKAAPGDEHVTPAPGQGIDLHVQSTRIDLGIVQGFTRQITNVTGTVQADVQVTGTAADPHLNGFVDFQNGAFSIPQAGTRFTGMTTRIELQPDRVRVPRFQILDQHGKALTIEGELAVHELQGGAVDVAIDADDFKLFDNELGNVHLETHLKLTGELRRPRIEGEVHADAARLEIDRILLLTASPYSEQALPDVVSAEDTETSSMGADQATRAALEKGRAIAAAAAPGQNATAPATPPPAGLFSALALDVHLVAPDNLVMRGDDLHPGGPSTMAVGSLNATVGADVQIVKKIDGPITIRGTADTVRGFYEFQGRRFTLQRGGTAQFTGGADINPLLNVTAERLIPNTGVTARIHVTGTPRAPKLTLTSDPPLDEADILSLIVFNRNINDLGSGEKASLAETAGGIASGFVAQSLGKSIGKALDVDLFEITTTDPETGESAGGVTLGKQVSDRAFVQFRQQFGNRSFTEFMLEYQLAKFLRLDLQTAPQSSGVANRLTQRRVERAGVDLIFFFSY; encoded by the coding sequence ATGACATCGGGGCAGCGGCCAGCTTCTCGGTCACGCGCGTATCTGCGCCGCACGCTGCAGATCGCGGCGTTCGTCGGCACGCTGGTGGTCGGCGTCATTGCGCTGGCGCTCATCGCCTCGCAGACGCCGTGGTTCCGCGACTGGCTCCGGCGGTTCGTCGTGCGCGAGGCCGGCAGCTATGTCAACGGCACCGTGTCGATCGGCAGCCTGGGCGGGAATGTGTTCTACGGCATCGAGCTCGGCGATGTCGCCATCGACGTCAACGGCGAGCACGTGGTCACGCTCGAGCACGTGGAGATCAAGTACAGCCTCGCCGAGCTCGTGTCGACGGGCATGACCGTCCGGCGGATCGTGGTGCAGCGGCCGTACGCCCTGCTCCGGCACGACGCCGCCGGCTGGAACGTGGCGAGTCTCGTCAAGAGACAGCAGCAGGAAGCGGATCGCCAGGGGCCGGGCCGGCCGCTGTCGCTGCCCGACATCGAGATCGTCGACGGCCGGCTCGCGATCGACGATCGCGCCCCGTCGCCGCTCTACAGGCTGCCGTCACGGATCGACGGGCTGAATGCGAAGGGCGGGTTCGCCTACGAACCGGTGCACTACAGCGTGACGCTCGATCGCGTCGGGTTCAACGGCCACGCGCCGGACCTCACCGTCACGGCGCTCAGCGGCCGCGTCGGTACGCGAGACGACGATCTGCACGTCGAGACGCTGTTCCTGCAGACCGCGCAGAGCTCCGCGACGATCGACGGCGTGGTGCGGAACTACCTGGCTACTCCCTCGCTGCAAGTCAGCCTCTCGGCGCCGCGCGTGTCGGTCCCGGAGTTGGCGGGTGTACTCCCGCCAGTGAAGGGCTACGACCTGCATGGGAAGCTCGATCTGAAGGCGACCGGCCCCGACAACGACCTGCAGCTGGCGGTCAACGTCGCGTCGGAGGCAGGAGCGATTCACGGGACGCTGCGAGGCGACGCGCAGGCCCCGGATTTCGCACTGCGCGGCGATGTGTCGGCCGAACATCTCGACCTGGCACCGCTGCTTCAGGATCCGTCGCGGACAAGCGACATCACCGGGGCAGCGAAGCTGGACGTGCGGCTGGCGTCGAACCCGGCGTCGGCGCCGCTCATCGACCGTGTGCGCGGCACGGTCACCTTCGACGGCCCGCGCGTCGTCGCGGAGGGCTACACCACGACCGGCGTCCATCTTTCGGCCCAGGCGCAGGGGCGCCGCGTCAATCTCGACGCCCGCGCCAACGCCTACGGCGGACGCGCGAGCGTGAAGGGAGCCGTCACGGTGCCCTCCGCCACCGGTGAGCCGCTGGCGTTCGACGTCACCGGACAAGCGTCGCACGTCGACCTCGCGGGGCTGCCGCGCGCGACCGGCGCGCCACGCGTCAGGACCGACCTGAACGTCGAGGCGTTCCACGCGCAGGGATCGGCGGGGAAATCGACGAACGTGGAGGGTTCGGCGACGTGGGGACGGTCGACCGTCGCCGACGGGACGATCGTCGGCGGCACGCAGACGGAAGTTTCGGTTGCGTTCGGGCCGGGCAAGGCCGGTCTTCAGTCGGCGACCTATGCGGCGCGCGGTGAAGTGCGGGACGTCAACCTCCGGCGGGTCGGGCAGGCATTCCAGATTGCCGCGCTCGACAGTCCGGAGTACGACAGCCGCATCAACACGACCTTCGACCTGAAGGGCAGCGGCATTGCCCTCGACCGTATGCGGCTCGATGGCACGGCGACGGCCGTGGACTCGCACATCTACGGCGGCACGGTGCCGCGGCTCGTGGTCGAGGCGCACCTCGCCAACGGTGCGGTGAACGGCCGCGCCACTGGCGAGCTGCGCGGCTTCGATCCGGCGCGGATCGCGAAAGATCCGCAATACAAAGGAGAGGTCAACGGCGCCGTCGACGCCGCCTTTGGCATCGCGAACATCCACGCGCCGATGACCGCCGACGCGATCACCGCCGATGGTCGGCTGACCATCGCCCCAAGCGAGGTGGCCGGGTTCAGGATCGACAGCGCGGATATCGAAGGGCAGTACGCGAACCGCCGCGGCGTGCTGCGGCGGGCGACCGTGAAGGCATCAGATCTCGACGTGACGGCCTCCGGCCCGATCGTGCTCGACGAGAGCGGCCAGACCAACGTGAAGTATCACGTCGCCGCCAGCGACCTGGCGGCGCTTGGCAAGCTGGCCGGTCAGCCGGACCTGTCGGGGTCCGCCATCCTCGACGGCGCGATCACCGGGAACGGCTCGTCGCTGCGCATCGCCGGTGCACTCGACGGATCGAACGTCGGCTACCAGGACGACAAGGCGCTGGACCTCAACAGCCACTACACCGTGACCGTTCCCGACCTGCAGTTCACGCGGGCGGCCGTGCAGGCCCAGACGACCGGCTCGTTCATCCAGGCAGCCGGCCTCCAGATCAATACGCTGACGCTCGCGACGACCTACGCGAATCAGACGCTCGACTTCCAGACGCATCTCGCGGCGGGACCGGACGGCGGCCCCACCAACCAGCCCCGCGAGCTCGACGCGTCCGGCTCGGTCGTCTTTCATCCCGACCACCAGGAGATCCACCTGCCGTCGCTGGCGCTGCGCACGCAGGGCGTCGAGTGGAAGACGGCGCCCGGCAGTCAGACGGCGATCGAATACGGCGCGAACCGCGTCACCGTAAACGACCTGCATCTCGTCAACGGCGATCAGTCGCTGGCGGCCTCGGGCAGTTTCGCGCTGGGCAGTAACCCGCAGATCGGCGGCCTCACCGTCGAGGCGAAGAACGTCGACCTCGCCCAGCTCGAGAAGCTGGCCATGCAAGACCGCGGCTTCACCGGACGCCTCAACGCGAACGCGACGTTGTCGGGCAATGCCAAGGCGCCCGACGTGAAAGGGCACGTCGACGTGCAGAACGGCGGGTTCCAGCAGTTCACATATCAGTCGCTTGCCGCCGACGGCTCATTCGTCAACGACCGCATCGCCATCGACGCGCGGCTGGTGCAGGCGCCGGGTGTCGAACTGACGGCGGCGGGAACGGCGCCGATGAGCGCGCTCACCGCGAAGGCCGCGCCTGGCGACGAGCACGTCACCCCGGCGCCCGGACAGGGCATCGATCTGCATGTGCAGTCGACGCGCATCGATCTCGGGATCGTGCAGGGGTTCACTCGTCAGATCACCAACGTGACCGGCACGGTTCAGGCTGACGTCCAGGTCACCGGCACGGCCGCCGATCCGCACCTGAACGGGTTCGTCGACTTTCAGAACGGCGCCTTCTCGATTCCGCAGGCAGGGACGCGGTTCACCGGCATGACCACCCGCATCGAGCTGCAGCCGGATCGGGTTCGCGTCCCACGATTCCAGATCCTCGATCAACACGGCAAGGCGCTGACGATCGAGGGGGAGCTCGCGGTCCACGAGCTCCAGGGGGGGGCCGTCGACGTGGCGATCGACGCCGACGACTTCAAGCTGTTCGACAACGAGCTGGGGAACGTCCATCTCGAGACGCACCTCAAGCTGACCGGCGAGCTGCGGCGTCCGCGGATCGAGGGAGAGGTGCACGCCGACGCGGCGCGCCTCGAGATCGACCGGATCCTCCTCCTCACCGCGAGCCCGTACTCCGAGCAGGCGCTGCCCGATGTGGTCTCGGCCGAGGACACCGAGACGTCGAGCATGGGGGCCGACCAGGCCACGCGCGCGGCGCTCGAGAAGGGGCGCGCCATCGCGGCCGCCGCGGCGCCGGGACAGAATGCGACCGCCCCAGCGACGCCACCGCCGGCCGGGCTCTTCTCCGCTCTTGCGCTCGACGTCCACCTCGTCGCGCCCGACAACCTGGTGATGCGAGGCGATGACCTCCACCCGGGCGGTCCGAGCACGATGGCGGTCGGCTCGCTGAACGCGACGGTCGGCGCCGACGTGCAGATTGTCAAGAAGATCGACGGCCCAATCACGATCCGCGGGACCGCCGACACGGTGCGCGGTTTCTACGAATTCCAGGGGCGGCGGTTCACGCTGCAGCGCGGCGGCACGGCGCAGTTCACCGGCGGCGCCGACATCAACCCGCTGCTCAACGTGACGGCCGAGCGCCTGATTCCCAACACCGGGGTGACCGCGCGCATCCACGTCACCGGTACGCCGCGCGCGCCGAAGCTGACGCTGACGAGCGATCCGCCGCTCGACGAAGCCGACATCCTGTCGCTCATCGTGTTCAACCGCAACATCAACGACCTCGGTTCCGGCGAAAAGGCGTCGCTCGCCGAGACCGCGGGCGGTATCGCCAGCGGCTTCGTCGCGCAGTCGCTGGGCAAGTCGATCGGCAAGGCGCTCGACGTCGATCTCTTCGAGATCACCACGACCGATCCCGAGACGGGAGAGAGCGCCGGCGGCGTGACGCTCGGCAAGCAGGTCAGCGATCGTGCATTCGTGCAGTTCCGGCAGCAGTTCGGCAACCGCAGCTTCACCGAGTTCATGCTCGAGTACCAGCTGGCAAAATTCCTGCGCCTCGACCTGCAGACCGCGCCGCAGTCGAGCGGCGTGGCGAACCGCCTGACGCAGCGGCGGGTCGAGCGGGCGGGCGTTGACCTGATTTTCTTCTTCAGCTACTAG
- a CDS encoding ADOP family duplicated permease, protein MLDSLAADLRYALRILRRNPGFAATAVVSLAVGIAAATGLFSIVNAALLNPFPFADVDQIVRLGTLDTGRTRGLSVTARQLVALQQSEVLSGAFVLNTWEMTLTGQDLPETVRTQYYSANGLDVLGVPPLLGRVFHEADGPAGEQAQRVVVVTYRFWQRHFGGRPEAVGQTLLLNREPYTVVGVLPRQYFPTGPEVVVPIDLTFDPKVAWTVQARLKPGVTPRMAEQRLQPIFDQYAKDAPQRFSKEVRPLVRGLVESQREDGSVPTLLLIFAASLLLLLLACANVSILLLARGTSRAYEFVVRAALGASRGRLMRQLLVESLLLAVAGAALGVAAGYWGLPAALRRLPPNSVPVGNLVAVPVNVPVLLFSAGLAMASALLCGLSPALSFSRPRLTAAVRTTAGAQGRRAHHLLLAAQIAMTVLLLAGTGAAVRVLIDLYRTSLGYDPHDVIVATINLPENAYREWAGRATFYERLRDRMAGVPQVESVALATYSGIPPRSGERAVVEVPGRDTPGDEAPILQRISADYFSTMKIPLMRGRVWSDSESGGTPHVAVVNQTMARERWPDNSAIGRRVRMPGYIKPPNPFRLAAPGSDGWFEIIGVVGDTPNIGLHDLPAPSIYVPYTLMLSDSLNVILRTSHEPLSMTRSIREAVRTVDPNQPVNGVRTAEDELANAGWARERFVTLLLLGFAVCALMLAVVGLYSVVSYAVSCRSREFGIRMALGAGRGRIVNAAVLPAAAAIVAGLFAGLVLSVGLNKVVAQWSIGSLNDPVMLVAVSLVLFVTTMMAAAIPANRAASIQPADALRID, encoded by the coding sequence TTGCTGGACAGCCTCGCCGCGGATCTCCGATATGCGCTGCGTATCCTCCGCCGGAACCCCGGTTTCGCCGCGACGGCTGTCGTCTCCCTGGCAGTCGGGATTGCCGCCGCCACCGGGCTGTTCAGCATCGTGAATGCCGCGCTCCTGAATCCCTTCCCATTCGCTGACGTCGATCAGATTGTCAGACTCGGCACGCTCGACACAGGGAGGACGCGGGGTCTGTCTGTCACGGCTCGCCAGCTCGTCGCCCTCCAACAAAGCGAAGTCCTGAGCGGCGCCTTCGTCTTGAACACCTGGGAGATGACGCTGACCGGCCAGGACCTCCCGGAAACGGTGCGCACCCAGTACTATTCCGCGAACGGTCTGGACGTACTCGGGGTTCCACCCCTCCTCGGACGAGTCTTCCACGAGGCGGACGGTCCGGCCGGCGAGCAGGCCCAGCGGGTCGTCGTGGTCACCTATCGGTTCTGGCAGCGCCACTTCGGCGGGCGGCCCGAGGCCGTGGGGCAGACCCTCCTGCTAAATCGCGAGCCCTACACCGTGGTCGGCGTGCTGCCCCGGCAATACTTTCCCACCGGGCCGGAGGTTGTCGTTCCCATTGACCTGACGTTCGACCCGAAAGTCGCCTGGACCGTCCAGGCCCGTCTCAAGCCCGGCGTGACTCCACGCATGGCGGAACAGCGACTTCAGCCGATCTTCGACCAGTACGCCAAGGACGCCCCGCAACGCTTTTCGAAGGAGGTGCGTCCGCTCGTACGAGGTCTGGTGGAGTCACAACGGGAGGACGGGTCCGTGCCGACCCTCCTGCTGATCTTCGCGGCGTCTCTGTTGCTGCTCCTGCTCGCCTGTGCGAACGTGTCCATTCTGCTGTTGGCGCGCGGCACCTCGCGGGCGTATGAGTTCGTCGTGCGCGCCGCCCTTGGGGCCAGTCGTGGACGATTGATGAGGCAGCTCCTCGTGGAATCGCTGCTCCTGGCGGTCGCAGGCGCCGCGCTGGGCGTTGCGGCGGGCTACTGGGGCCTGCCGGCCGCGCTCAGGCGCTTGCCCCCCAATTCGGTTCCGGTCGGGAACCTCGTGGCCGTGCCCGTCAATGTACCGGTCTTGCTCTTCAGTGCGGGCCTTGCGATGGCGTCGGCCCTGCTGTGTGGATTGTCGCCGGCCTTGTCATTTTCGCGCCCGCGCCTCACGGCGGCGGTCCGGACGACCGCCGGCGCCCAAGGCCGGCGAGCGCATCATCTCCTGCTCGCGGCTCAAATCGCGATGACGGTGCTACTCCTCGCGGGCACTGGTGCGGCTGTCCGTGTGCTCATCGATCTGTACCGGACATCACTTGGCTACGATCCGCACGACGTGATCGTCGCGACGATCAACCTTCCAGAGAACGCCTACAGGGAATGGGCCGGCCGCGCCACGTTCTACGAGCGCCTGCGGGATCGCATGGCAGGGGTGCCCCAGGTCGAGTCGGTCGCGCTCGCCACCTACAGCGGGATACCACCGCGGTCGGGTGAACGGGCAGTAGTCGAAGTTCCCGGGCGGGACACGCCGGGAGACGAAGCGCCGATTCTCCAACGGATCAGCGCCGACTACTTTTCGACGATGAAGATCCCGCTCATGCGAGGCCGCGTGTGGTCAGATTCAGAGAGCGGTGGAACGCCCCACGTCGCCGTCGTCAACCAAACGATGGCTCGTGAGCGTTGGCCTGACAACTCCGCGATCGGACGGCGCGTTCGAATGCCCGGGTACATCAAGCCACCCAACCCATTCAGGCTAGCGGCGCCCGGCAGCGACGGCTGGTTCGAGATAATCGGTGTTGTCGGCGACACACCCAATATCGGTCTCCATGACCTGCCGGCGCCGTCGATCTACGTGCCGTACACGCTCATGTTGAGCGATTCCCTGAATGTGATCCTGCGGACGAGTCACGAGCCGCTTTCGATGACCCGTTCGATTCGGGAGGCGGTGCGTACCGTCGATCCAAATCAACCGGTGAACGGGGTACGCACGGCGGAAGACGAGCTGGCCAACGCGGGATGGGCGCGTGAGCGGTTCGTGACGTTGCTGTTGCTCGGCTTCGCGGTGTGTGCGCTGATGCTCGCAGTGGTCGGACTCTACAGTGTCGTGTCGTACGCGGTGTCCTGCCGGTCCAGAGAATTTGGCATCCGTATGGCGCTCGGCGCCGGTCGCGGGCGCATCGTCAACGCCGCGGTGCTGCCGGCGGCCGCGGCCATCGTCGCGGGCCTCTTCGCCGGTCTCGTACTGAGCGTGGGGCTGAACAAGGTTGTCGCTCAGTGGTCGATCGGCAGTCTGAATGATCCGGTCATGCTCGTCGCGGTCAGCCTGGTGCTGTTTGTCACGACGATGATGGCCGCCGCGATTCCAGCGAACCGAGCTGCCTCGATTCAGCCGGCAGACGCGCTTCGGATCGACTGA
- a CDS encoding BamA/TamA family outer membrane protein, whose product MPFVFLRRSAAAASALLLTCSLTACITTDAVVKVTSLKLNGVSAIKASQLKPALGTSASSKLPWGAKRYFVRPEFDADLKRIVAFYKDRGYPDAKVTSFDVKMNDKQDAVAITINVDEGAPLLVDRIDYSGFDSLPARHLDALKARLPLKEHAPLDRALAQASRESALDELQDHGYPYATVRVTEQPGHDDHSRVITLAATPGTSARYGDIEIVGNSTVSDNVIRRQLFIRPGGLFRLSSLQGSQRRLYDLGTFDFANVETDVKEGEQPAIVPIKATVTESKPRKVNFGVGYGSEEKARVSIDWRHVNFYGGARTFGAEAEYSSLNKGARLTFRQPYLFGPRLSLLLTAQSWHQNEPAYVLNTRGGKATVERRFARNGPLSQRAADMTMSVSYTGEYEDYRVGDEALSTASFLKTLISLGLDPLNGTASGWLSSLGYDLHRSTADSTVNAKHGYLFNAHLEHAGGTLGGDFDFTEAVLEGRFYTAIADKAVFAVRARGGSIGDIGSPTNLKVPFYRRYFLGGAQSLRGWGRFEVSPLVDGVTVGGHSMLESSAEVRAPLWGNLSAVAFVDAGNVWNDAWNLNFNDLRYDVGPGLRYLTPIGPIRVDLGYQLNPIPGLLINGTPETRHFRVHFSIGQAF is encoded by the coding sequence GTGCCTTTCGTTTTTCTCAGGCGGTCCGCCGCCGCGGCATCCGCTCTGCTGCTGACATGCAGCCTGACCGCCTGTATCACGACCGATGCGGTCGTCAAGGTGACGTCGCTGAAGCTCAATGGCGTGTCGGCGATCAAGGCCTCGCAGCTCAAGCCGGCGCTCGGCACGAGCGCCAGCTCGAAGCTGCCGTGGGGCGCCAAGCGGTACTTCGTCCGTCCTGAATTCGACGCCGACCTGAAACGGATCGTCGCGTTCTACAAGGATCGCGGTTATCCCGACGCCAAGGTGACGTCCTTCGACGTCAAGATGAACGACAAGCAGGACGCCGTCGCCATCACCATCAACGTCGACGAAGGCGCCCCGCTGCTCGTCGATCGCATCGACTACTCGGGTTTCGACTCGCTGCCGGCGCGGCACCTCGATGCGCTCAAGGCGCGGCTGCCGCTCAAGGAGCACGCGCCGCTCGACCGCGCGCTCGCCCAGGCGTCGCGCGAATCGGCGCTCGACGAGCTGCAGGATCACGGCTACCCGTACGCGACGGTCCGAGTAACCGAGCAGCCCGGACACGACGACCACTCCCGAGTGATCACGCTGGCGGCGACCCCGGGCACATCGGCCCGATACGGCGACATCGAGATCGTCGGCAACTCCACTGTCAGTGACAACGTCATCCGGCGGCAGCTGTTCATCCGTCCTGGCGGCCTCTTCCGACTGAGCTCGCTGCAGGGCAGCCAGCGGCGGTTGTACGACCTCGGCACGTTCGATTTCGCGAACGTCGAAACCGACGTCAAGGAAGGGGAGCAGCCGGCAATCGTCCCGATCAAGGCGACGGTAACCGAGAGCAAGCCGCGCAAGGTCAATTTCGGCGTCGGCTACGGCTCGGAAGAGAAGGCGCGCGTCTCGATCGACTGGCGCCACGTCAATTTCTACGGCGGCGCGCGCACGTTCGGGGCCGAGGCGGAATACTCGTCGCTGAACAAGGGCGCGCGGCTCACCTTCCGCCAGCCCTATCTCTTCGGCCCTCGCCTGAGCCTGCTGCTCACTGCCCAGTCGTGGCATCAGAACGAGCCCGCCTACGTCCTCAACACGCGCGGCGGCAAGGCGACCGTCGAACGGCGATTCGCGCGGAACGGACCGCTGTCGCAGCGCGCCGCCGACATGACCATGTCGGTGAGCTATACGGGAGAGTACGAAGACTATCGCGTCGGCGACGAGGCGCTGAGCACCGCGTCCTTCCTGAAGACGCTGATCTCGCTGGGGCTCGATCCGCTGAACGGCACCGCCAGCGGATGGCTGTCGTCGCTCGGCTACGATCTCCACCGCAGCACCGCCGACAGCACCGTGAACGCGAAGCACGGCTACCTGTTCAATGCGCATCTCGAGCACGCGGGAGGCACGCTCGGCGGCGATTTCGACTTCACCGAAGCCGTCCTCGAAGGACGCTTCTATACCGCGATCGCGGACAAGGCGGTGTTCGCGGTCCGCGCGCGGGGCGGATCGATCGGCGACATCGGCAGCCCCACCAACCTCAAGGTGCCCTTCTACCGCCGCTATTTCCTCGGCGGCGCGCAGAGTCTGCGCGGCTGGGGGCGCTTCGAGGTGTCGCCGCTCGTCGATGGCGTCACCGTCGGCGGCCATTCGATGCTCGAGAGCTCCGCCGAGGTGCGCGCGCCGCTCTGGGGCAATCTGAGCGCGGTGGCGTTCGTCGACGCCGGCAATGTCTGGAACGACGCCTGGAACCTCAATTTCAACGATCTTCGCTACGACGTCGGGCCAGGACTGCGCTATCTGACCCCGATCGGTCCCATTCGCGTCGACCTCGGCTACCAGTTGAACCCGATTCCCGGCCTGCTGATCAACGGCACCCCCGAGACGCGGCACTTCCGGGTCCACTTCTCGATCGGGCAGGCGTTCTAG